AGTCAGCGGCCTTACCCGAACTCACCTTTGCAATCCGCTCCGTTAATGGTTGCAGCTTGTCCGAGGCATCTTTCAGATCATCAGCACACGCACTGCCTGCCGTAACACCCAGTACGCAGAGTACACCCAGCATCTGACGTTTCATGCGGTACCCCCTTTGAGATCATCGGCTTGCACTTCACAAGCCCGTGCTACCCTATACACCCGGAACCACGCCGGGTCAAACCGGCGGGTCTGAATTCTGCCGGGCACCGGACAAAAAAAAGCCCGGCGGCTGTAACCGTCGGGCTTTCAAAAGCAGGTGTGGTGCTGATATCAGGAAGGATAAACCGAAACCTTCTTGCGATCACGCCCCAAACGCTCAAACTTGACGACCCCTTCAATCAGGGCGAACAGGGTGTAATCCTTGCCGCAACCCACATTGTTACCGGGGTGGATCTGGGTACCACGTTGACGATAGATGATGTTACCGGCCTTGACCAGCTCACCACCGAATTTTTTGCAGCCAAGCCGCTGGCCGTCTGAATCTCGACCGTTCCTGGAACTGCCGACGCCTTTTTTATGTGCCATGGTTCTCTCTCCTCAGAAAATAAGTCGTAAGCGCTTAGGCGCTGATCTTTTCAATCTTCAGTACCGTGTGGTACTGGCGGTGACCGATCAGCTTACGGCTGTTCTTGCGGCGCTTTGACTTGAAGACCAGAATCTTCTTGTCACGGCCCTGTACAGCAACCTTGGCAGTTACTGATGCGCCAGCCACAAGTGGAGCTCCGACCTTAACGGCGTCGCCGCCGATCATCAGCACCTCGCCAAACTCAATCGTGTCGCCCACGATGTTGTCCAGCTTCTCAACCTTCAGGAAATCGCCTTCAGCGACTTTGTATTGCTTGCCACCTGTCTTGATCACTGCGTACATGGTTGGTACCACCTCTTCGTTTTTTACAGAGTTGTGGACTATAGTTAAAGCGGTCCACGACGTCAAGCACTTTTTCTGATGGACAAATAAAAAACCGGAATGGCCTGCAACTACGAGCAGCTACAGCTCTGCTGATCTTTATGGTACGAAAGCCGCACCCCGCACTTCTGGCACCGCCAGAAGAGGCCACCTCAGCCGGGCAGCAGGATCATCTTGCCGTTACATTCCGGACAGTCTTTTTCATTTTGCATCTGCGACTCCTTTTCCAAGTATAAAAGCTATGCAACCGTCACGCAAACACTGCCCACTCCGGCAATACCGGCTTCCATCCGGTCTCCGGCCTGTACCCGGCCAACCCCGGCCGGTGTACCGGTCAGGATCACGTCCCCTTCTTCCAGAGTAAAAATACTGGACAGATAGCTGATGATCCTGGCCACGCTGTTGATCATCAGTCCGGTTGAGCCGTTCTGGCGCTGCTCACCATTCAAGCAAAGACAGATGGTAAGATTCTGGGGATCTGTCACCTTGTCTGCCGGTACAAAATCAGATAACGGGCAGGAGGTATCAAAGCCTTTGGCTATCTCCCAGGGCAGCCCCTTTTTCTTCAGGTTGTCCTGCACGTCACGCAGGGTCATATCGATTGCCACACCGTAGCCGGCCACATGGGCAAGTGCATCTGCCTCGGCGATATCCTTACCTTCTACACCGATCAGCACAGCCAGTTCTGCCTCATAGTGGCAGTCACTGCTGTAAGCCGGGATCACCACTGACTCACCGCTGTTGATTATCGCCGTGGCCGGCTTCATGAACACCACCGGCGCAGACGGGGCTTCATTGCCCAGCTCTTTGATATGATCCACATAGTTACGACCAATACAGAGGATCTTGCCGACAATAAATTCGTTGTCTGTTGCAGGAATGGATACGGTTTTCATAGTATGATCCTTTGCGTGACTTACATATTTTCTACTACCCTACACAAGCACCCATGACCGTTCTACTATCTGTCTAAACTCAGCGCTGGTTGTCGCCCAATCCACAACATCCACCCGGAACGGCAGGTTTGATTCGGCAAAGGCATCTTTTAAGTCGGCCAATTGGCGAAAGTCCAGCGGAACATCTCCCATAACCACCAGATCAAGGTCTGAAAATGGTTTGGCTGTACCGTTAACACGGGAACCAAAGACGCGGACGGTGCGTTCGGGGATCTGTAGCTGGAGGATCTGACGAACCTCGGCCAGTTGATCTGGTGTCAGGTCAAGCATGCCGGGCTTTAAGACGGGTCAGCAGCTCTGCAGCATCCATTGCAAATGACGGAAGTACGCCAAAGACCTCACGAGCCTTATCCTGGTCATAGGTATGGGAGGTTATGTTGCGTTTGTCGCGGTAATCAAACCAGCGCTGCGGATCTGCGATCAGTCCCCGCTCTGCCCCAACCCGGATCAACTCTTTAAACGGCAGGTGGTCCAGCTCTTCACTGGATGGAAGTTCCTGTTCCAATTGACGTTTCAGCATCCTGTAGGCCAACTCATAGGTATATTCAAAACGCTGGATACAGGCATCGCGGATGTCTTCATCATCCGGCACGGTGCGGCTGCGCTCCAGTACCCGCTGCAGCGAGGCAAGTGCCTTTTCATAAGAACTAAAATCAAGGTGCATAGGTTTTCCCTGTTAATCCTGCAGCAGGCTTTCTCCGGTCATTTCCTTGGGTTGCGGCAGATTCAACAGTTTGAGCATAGTGGGGGCGATGTCGGCCAGCTTGCCCCCCTCTTTTAATACCGTACCCTTGCGGCTGTCATCCACCAGGATAAGCCAGACCGGATTACAGGTGTGGGCCGTGTACGGTTCACCGTTTTCATCCGCCATCTGCTCGGCATTGCCATGATCAGCGGTAATCAGCACGGTGCCACCCAGTTGACGGACCTTTTCCACCACCTTGCCCGCACAACTGTCCACCGCCTCTACGGCTTGGATGGCTGCCGGCAGAATACCGGTGTGGCCAACCATGTCGCAGTTGGCAAAATTAAGGATAATCACATCATAGAGATCCTGATCCAGCCGCTTAACCAGCTCATCAGCCACCAGATAAGCACTCATCTCCGGTTTCTGGTCATAGGTGGCCACTTCTTTGGGGGAAGGGACCAGGACGCGATCCTCATTGCTGAACGGGGCCTCGACACCACCGTTAAAGAAGAAGGTGACGTGGGCATATTTTTCGGTCTCGGCGATCCGCAACTGCTTCAGACCGGCCTCTGCCAGTACGCCACCCAGCAGGTTGGTCAACTCTTGCTGGACATAGGCGATCGGCAGGCCAAAGGTGGCATCATACTCGGTCATGCAGACATATCCGGAGAGCTTCGGTACCCGCTGGCGCTGGAAACCATCAAAATCCTTAAAGGTCAGGCTACGGGTGATCTCACGGGCACGGTCTGAACGAAAGTTGAAGAAGATGATACCGTCACCGTCATTGACGGTACCGAGCGGTGCCGCATCAGCACAGATCACACAGGGCAGCACAAATTCATCATGTACGCCAGCCCCGTAGCTGGACTGGATCGCCTCTGCTGATGAGGCGTGACACTCTCCCTGCCCCAGCACCAGAGCATTGTAGGCCTTTTCAACCCGTTCCCAGCGGTTGTCCCGGTCCATGGCATAGTAGCGTCCCATCACCGTGGCAACCCTGCCGCAGCCGATCCTGGCCAGCTCGGCCTCAAGCTCTTCAAGGTAGCCGGCGCCGCTCTGGGGGGGGGTATCACGTCCGTCCAGCAGGCAGTGGATGAATACGTCCGTCAGCCCCTGCTGCCTGGCCAGTTCAACCAGGGCATAGAGATGGCTGTTGTGGGAGTGGACGCCACCATCGGACAACAGCCCTGCCAGGTGCAGACGGCCGCCACTGGCCCTGACCTTGGCAATGCAGTCCAGCAACACCGGATTGGTGAAAAAATCGCCATCCTGAATTGACTTGGTGATGCGGGTAAAATCCTGATAGACGATCCGGCCGGCGCCCAGGTTAAGGTGCCCTACTTCGGAGTTGCCCATCTGGCCTTCCGGCAATCCCACTGCCATACCGGATGTCTTGATCTGCACATGGGGGAACTCTTGCAGGTAGCCGGCCAGATTGGGGGCCTTGGCCAGGGCAACAGCATTGCTGTCAGGACAGGGATTAATGCCCCAGCCATCCAGGATCATCAGCATCAGAGGTTTTTTCATCCGCTCAACTCCTTCTTAAAAACGAGGGCCCATGGGTGAACCACTGCTGCCAGCGGCCTTTTTCTTTGAATTATCACTCTGTTCAATTACCACCTGATCACCTTCCTTCAGGCTGCCCTCAACAAGCTCGACAAAGCTGGAATCACCAAGGCCGGTGGTAACCGTTACCGCTACCGGCTGGCCATCCTTCAACAGATAGACCTTCTGCTGTGCTCCACCAGGCTTCCCTTTGCCGCTCCCTGCCGGTCTTTGGCCCGTTTTGGCCGCCTTCTTATCCGCGTCTGACTTGGGGCGGAAGCGCAGTGCTGCAGCGGGCAGCTTCAGGACACCGTCACGGCGGCCGGTCTCAATCGAGACATTGGCGGTCATGCCGGGCTTAAGATGCAGGTCTTTGTTATCCACCTGCACCACCACAATGTAGGTGACCACATTCTGGACGGTAATCGGGGCAGAGCGGACCTGGGTAACCCGCCCCTTGAAGCTGCGGTCAGGGTAGGCGTCAACCGTAAAGGTAACGGCTTGGTCCAGGCGGGTACGGCTGATATCAGCCTCATCCACGCTGGTTTCAATCTGCATCTTGGTCAGATCCCGGGCAATGGAGAACAGGGTCGGTGTCTGAAACGAGGCAGCCACGGTCTGGCCCACATCAATACTGCGTGAAATAACAATGCCATCCACCGGAGAACGGATTACCGAGTTTTTCAGATTGGTCTCAGCCTGCATCAGGGTGCCGCGGTACTGGGTTACTCCGGCCTCAGCCGATTTGATCCCTGCCAGGGCTGAATCATAGGCAGTCTGGGAGGCATCAAAATCGCTCTGGGCCACAATCCCCTGACTGATCAGCTGCCTGTTCCGCTCAAGGGTCCGTTTTGCATCGGCCAGGGTGACCTTTGCCTTCTGCAGGTTGGCCTGGGCATTCAGAAAATTGCCCCTGGCCTGCTCAACCTGGGCCAGAAAGAGGGCCGGATCAATCTCGGCAATCACCTGTCCCTGTTTCACCCTTGAATTGTAGTCAACCAGCAGTTTTTGAATGGTACCGGAGACCTGGGAGCCGACCTGCACCGTGGTGACCGGATTCACGGTACCGGTGGCTGATATGGTGGCAACAACGCTCCCTTTTTCAAGCGGGACCGTCTTGTAGCTAACCTTGGGGGCACGTCCGAAAAAGAACCAGACTCCAGCAGCAATGGTAATAATCAATATGGCGACGATGATGATATATTTTTTCATGATTCAGCAGATTACGCACAAAAAAACCCCGTGTCAACCGACACGGGGTTCGTTGTTGTCTGCCCGCCGACAGGTTATCGGCAGGCTAGCTTCGGCACCCTTCCTTGCAGTGGGATACCGGACGGATTCTAAAGTGTGCAGTCCACATGACAGGATTCTCCTTTCGGGCGGAGTTAACTGATGTACAAAAATAATAATAACCGCTACTGCAAAAGTCAATCACCCAGACAGAATTTAATTTAATTGGGTGATTGGCAGGGGTAGCAGGATTCGAACCTGTACACTTGACGATTAAAATCGCCCGCTCCGGCAATCTGGTGTTACCAGTCCATCGGCCCTTTAGCCGCTACCCACGAAATGCCTGCACATATTTAATTCATTCATTTTATCAATTTTATGCGCTGTGTCTGAGCCAGATGCCGAATCGCCTGCTCACCGGCAACCCCTTCAGTTCTATCCTCGTACGGCTTTTGCTTGAAACAGACCGTGGCCGACGTTATAACTGTTCCGAACGACAAACAAAACGAGGTGCCCTGATGTCCTTCCGTACCATAGAATGGCGCGACGACGCCGTGATCATGATTGACCAGACCCGCCTGCCGATGGAAGAGGTCTACCAGCGCTACACTGATTTTAATGCCGTGGCAGAGGCGATCAGGGGGATGGTGGTGCGAGGCGCACCTGCCATTGGCGTGGCTGCTGCCATGGGGGTTGCTCTGGGGGCACGGGAGATCATTGCCGACACCCAGGAATCGTTCTTCCGGCAGCTGGAAAATGTCTGCGACGTGATGGCACGCACCCGGCCCACGGCAGTCAACCTGTTCTGGGCGATTGAGCGGATGAAACAGAAGGCACTGTCTCTCAAAGGCAACCCGCTGGAAACGATCCGGACCGGACTGAAGGAAGAGGCAATCCGGATTGAGGCAGAAGACCTGGCCATCTGCAAAAACATCGGCAGACACGGCGCAGACCTGATCCCGGAGGGGGCAACCATCCTGACCCACTGTAATGCCGGCGGCCTGGCAACCGCAGGCTACGGCACCGCCCTGGGGGTAATCCGGGCTGCCCATGAGGCAGGCAAAAGGATTCAGGTCTTTTCCGATGAGACCCGCCCCTGGCTGCAGGGGGCCCGCCTGACCACCTGGGAGCTGATGAAGGACAGCATCCCGGTGACCCTGATCTCGGACAACATGGCCGGTTTTTTCATGTCGCGGGGGGAGATCACCTGCTGCGTGGTTGGCGCGGACCGGATTGCCGCCAACGGCGATACAGCCAACAAGATCGGCACCTTCAGCGTGGCGGTACTGGCCAGAGAACATGGCATCCCCTTCTATGTGGCGGCGCCGGTCTCCACCCTTGACCTGTCCCTGGCAGACGGCTCCAGGATCCCGATTGAAGAGCGCCCCAGCACTGAAGTCACCCATATCCGCGGTCTGCCGATTGCGCCGGAGGGGGTCAAGGTACGCAACCCTTCCTTTGACGTAACACCGGCAAAGTACATTACCGCCATCATCACCGAGTACGGCGTGGCCCGGGGTAACTATACACAGGAGCTGGCAGCCCTGGCTGCGGTCTGATATGCCCGGCACCCGCTTTGACCATCGTTTTTCCTGGATCATGTCAATGGAGGATGAACCGTCCCGTGATCAGGAACTGATCCGGCTGCTGGAGCAGTCGGGCTTTGCCTATGGTACCCGTTCGGCAACCAACCTGTTGCTGATGGCCGGTTCTTTTTCCGTCGAACCGCTGTTGAAGATCGCCCTGGCAGCACTGCATACCCCGTCGCCGGACATGGCCCTGAACGGTTTTGAACGCCTGGCCGGGATACTGGACCGCTCTCACCTGGACACTGTGCTTGCCAGCCGCAAGCGGCTGGGCCAGTGCATGTTCCTGTGCGGAGCGTCACCCTTCCTGACCAACCTGATCTTCAAGGAACCGGTCTTTTTCTCCCGCCTCTTTGCCGACAATGAGCTGGAGCAGTCACGGACCAGGGCGGAACTGCTGGCAGCCCTGCGCCGAAACACCCCTGACAACGAAGGACTACCGGGCTTGATGAAGGTGCTGCGCAGTTTCAAACGGTTTGAGATCCTGCGGATTGCCGCCCGCGACCTGAACGGTCTGGCGCCGCTGGAAGAGGTGACCAGAGAGTTGTCAGATCTGGCCTCGGCGACACTGCAGGTTGCCTACGAGACCTGCCATCGCCTGCTGGTTCAGGAGTACGGCATACCGCTCAAGGAGACCTCTGACGGCCTTCGCCCGACCGTCATGACCATCCTGGGCATGGGCAAGTTTGGCGGACGGGAACTGAACTTCTCTTCCGATATTGACATCATCTTCTTTTACGAAACCGACAAGGGAGAAACCGCCGGGATTGACGATGGCCGTGGCGGACGCAAGGGCGTGATCTCGCTGCACACCTTCTTCAACAAACTGGCGGAGCTGGTCACCAGGGCCATGAATCAGGTCACGGAAGACGGCTTTGTCTTCCGGGTTGACGTGGGGCTGCGGCCGGAAGGGAAGTCCGGTGACATGGCCGTATCACTGCGTTCCGCCGAGATCTACTACGAATCCTGGGGGCAGTCCTGGGAGCGGACCGCCATGCTTAAGGCCCGCCCGGTGGCCGGTTCCCGGGAGCTTGGCGAGCAGTTGCTGCAGACCCTGATCCCCTTTGTCTATCGCAAATACCTCGACTATACCCTGATTGAGGATATGAAGCTGATGAAGCAGAAGATTGACGCCTCTCTGACCCGCAGCCGCGAAGGAGAGATCAATCTGAAGCTGGGCAGAGGGGGGATTCGGGAGATCGAGTTCTTTATCCAGGCCCTGCAACTGGTCTACGCCGGCAAGATGCCACGGCTCCGTGAGCGCAACTCACTGATTGCGCTCGATCTTCTGGCAGAAGCCAAACTGATCAGTGATGACGACCGGCAGCAGTTGAGCGAGGCCTACCGTTTTCTGCGCACGGTCGAGCACCGCATTCAGGTGGTGCAGGAGCGTCAGACCCACAGTCTGCCAATCAAAGAAGATGAGTTACTGGCCCTGGCCCGCCGCAGCGGTTTCCTGCGGGATAACGGCCTGCAACGCTTTAAAGAAACCCTGGAACAGCATCGCCAGCGGGTTGCCGCCATCTACGGCAGCCTGTTCCACAGCCGCGATGAACAGCTGCAGCAACAACAGGTCAAACCGGAAATTCTCTATCTGCTGGATACCAAGGCCGAGCCTGATCTGGTCAAGGATATGCTGGCCGAGCGCCGGCTTGAGGATCCGGACCGGGCTTTTGAAAACCTGGCAATGCTGCGCAGCGGACCGATCAGGGGCAATATCACCGAACGCAACCGCCGTATCCATGCCCAGATCGCCCCGCCATTCCTGCAGGCCCTGCTTGAAGCAGCTGACCCGGATATGGCCCTGACACATGCCGAACGTTTTTTAACGGTGATCAGCGGCAGATCATCCTGCTACGCCCTGCTGGCTGAAAACCATGATGCCCTGCGTCTGCTGGCCACCCTGTTCGGAACCTCGGCCTTCCTGTCCAAGATCCTGATCGGCCATCCTGAACTGCTGGAATCAATGGTGGCCCACACCTATGCCTCCATGGTCAAACCGCGGGAGGTCATGGATGAAGAACTTTCCAGCCTGCTGTTGCAGGCGGAGGATTTCGAGGAACGGCTGGATGTCTTGCGACGCTACCGCAATGAAGAGTTTCTGCGAATCGGCCTGAATGATATCCATGGCCACTTGGGACAGGGAGCGATTGCCTCCCAGCTTTCCTGTCTGGCAGAAGTCTGCCTGGAAGAGGCCTACCGGCTGGCCACCACCGAACTGGCCCGTTTCGGACGCCCCTGCTATCAGGACCAGGGCCAGCTCCACAGCGCAAGTCTGGCGATTATCGGCATGGGCAAACTGGGCGGTGAAGAGTTGAATTATCACTCAGATCTGGATATCATTTTTATTTACGACCATCAGGGGACCACCGACGGTGAAAAACAGATCAGCAATCACGAATATTTTGCCAAGCTGGCCCAGAAGCTGATCTCGATCCTCTCCACTGCCACCCGCGAAGGCTACGTCTACAAACTGGACACCCGGCTGCGCCCCTCCGGCAATGCCGGTCCGCTGGTCACCTCGCTGGAGTCATTCCTCTGCTATCATCGTACCGAGGCCCAGATCTGGGAACGCCAGGCCATGGCCAAGGCACGGGTGGTGATCGGTGAACCGACCTTGCGCTCAAGCATTGACGCCGTTATCCGTCAGACCGTCTACGGCGCGTCACTGGGCGATGAAGGACGCCAGGAGATCCACCGCCTGCGGATGCGGATGGAGAACGAGATCGCCAAAGAGACCGCCGGTTCTTACAACATCAAGACCGGCCGTGGCGGTATGGTGGATGTTGAGTTCATCGCTCAGTACCTGCAACTGCGCTACGGCCAGCACTACCCCGAGCTGCGCACCCAGAACACGGTAGTGGCGCTCAAAGAGGTCCAGACCCTGGGCATTATTACCGGACAACAGGCTGACACCCTGATTGCCGGTTACAAATTCCTGCGTAAGCTTGAAAACCGCTTGCGCCTGTTGCACGACCATTCCATCAACGACCTGGCCGGAGACCAGCACTACCTGGACAAACTGGCACGGCGGCTGGCCTATGACCCGCGTCTGCGGCACCCCGGCGAGGCCCTTCTGAAGGATTATGAAGCCACCACCGAAGCGATCCGCGATGTTTATGAGCGGATTCTGGGGGAGCTGGCTGAAGAACATGTTACCGAGGAGAAAGACCTATGACCATTGCAGAACAGGTTGCCACCATTGCAAAGAATGCCCGCCAGGCCTCCATCGCCCTGGCACGGCTTTCCACTACCGTCAAGAATGAGATGCTGCTCAAGATGGCTGATGCCCTTGAGGCCGGCACTACCGGCCTGATGTGCGAGAATGCCAAAGACCTGGCAGCAGGCAAGGAGAAGGGACTGTCCGATGCCATGCTGGACCGCCTGATGCTGGATGCCAAGCGGATCAAAGGGATGGCTGACGCCCTGAGGGAAGTAGCTTCCTTAGCCGATCCCGTCGGAGAAGTCACCCGAATGTGGAAGCGACCCAACGGCCTGATGGTGGGCAAGATGCGGATCCCACTGGGGGTAATCGGGATTGTCTATGAATCCCGTCCCAACGTGACCGCCGATGCAGCGGCGCTCTGCCTCAAGTCCGGCAATGCCGTGGTGCTGCGGGGCGGCTCCGAGGCTATCCACTCCAACCGGGCCATTGCCGCCACTCTGCAGGGGGTGATGAAGGAGCTGGGGATCCCCGAGGCGGCCCTGTCGCTGATCCCGTTCACTGAGCGTGAAGGGGTGCTGGAGATGTTGAAACAGGAGGAGCTGATTGACCTGATCATTCCCCGCGGCGGTGAAAGCCTGATTCGCTTTGTGGTTGAAAATTCTCGCATTCCGGTCATCAAGCATTACAAGGGGGTCTGCCACCTGTTTGTGGATGCCTCGGCTGATTTTGAGATGGCCACCCGGATCATCATCAACGCCAAGACCCAGCGCCCCGGCGTCTGCAACGCCCTGGAAACACTCTTGATTCACAAAGATGTGGCGGCCACCTTCATTCCGCCCTTTGCCAAGTCCCTTGGTGAGCTGCAGGTTGAACTGCGGGGAGATGAGGAGTTTCGGAAGTATGCACCAGCGGCAAAGGTCGCCACTGAAGAGGATTGGGCTGCCGAGTATCTTGAGCTGATCCTGGCCTGCAAGGTAGTGGACGATATGGATGCGGCCATTGACCATATCAATCAGTACGGCTCACTGCACAGCGAGGTGATTGTGACTCGTGATTATGCCAATGCCCAGCGTTTTATCCGCGAGGTCAACTCCTCCTGCGTGCTGGTCAACGCCTCCACCCGTTTTAACGACGGCGGCCAGCTGGGGTTGGGGGCCGAGATCGGCATCTCCACCACCAAGCTGCATTCTTTTGGTCCGATGGGGCTGGAGGATCTGACCACCACCAAGTTTATTGTGTACGGGGACGGACAGGTCAGGGCCTAAACCAGAAAAGGTCATCAGCCGCAAAAGAACGCAAAGAAACGAAAGAAAAACGTACGGTTAAAAATATTGACCCAAACACTATGCAGAGCGGATTTAGGCCGCTTCGAACAGGTTGAAGTTCTTTGTGATCCTTGCACTCTTTAGCGGCCAGCGGTTTGTCAGTTTAACTGTTCCGCAATCTTATCCGCCACCCGCACCCCATCCAGGGCTGCCGACATGATCCCCCCCGCATAACCGGCCCCTTCGCCGCAGGGATATAGTCCCTGCAGCGTGGGGGACTGGCAATCTTCATTCCGCAGAAGGCGCAACGGGGCCGAGGTGCGGGTCTCCACTCCGGTTAAGGTTGCTTCCCGCGTCACAAACCCCTTCATCTTACGCTCAAATGAGACAATCCCCTCCCGCAGGGTAGTCGCCACATACTCCGGCAGCAGGGTTGCCAGATCAGCCTCTACCACTCCGGGACGGTAACTTGAGCAATATCCTCCGGTGCCCTGACCGATAAAGGCCAGCAGGTTCTGGGCCGGGGCATGGTAGTTGCTGCCACCTGCCACAAAGGCTGCGCGTTCCCACTGTTGTTGAAAACGGACCCCGGCCAGCGGGTCTTTACCGTCAAAATCCTCCGGCCTGACATTGACCACTAAAGCACTGTTGGCACGACCGGAATCCCGTCCCAGGTTGCTCATACCGTTGACTGCTACCATCTCTGCCTCTGAAGAACTGGCAACCAGCAGGCCGCCCGGGCACATGCAGAAGGAGTAACAGCTGCGTCGGGTCAGGTCGTTATTGTAGGTCAGGGCATAGTCGGCCCTGGGCAGGGCCGGGTGGGGCTTGCCATACTGAATCCGGTCGATCAGCTCCTGGGGATGCTCTACCCGCAGGCCGATGGCAAACGGCTTGGGCTCCATCACCAGCTTCTGGCGGGACAGCATGGCATAGGTATCTCTGGCACTGTGGCCAACGGCCAGCACCAGATGTCTGCAGGCAAGCTCATCCCTCTGGTTGCTGCGTACGGCTCTGAGCTGGCCGTTGCTGCAGACCAGCCCGGTCAGGCAGGTGGAAAAACGCAGATCAGCGCCGTTTTCCAGCAGACCGGCTCGCAGGGCGGACACGACACGACGCAGCCGGTCCGTGCCGACG
Above is a window of Trichlorobacter lovleyi SZ DNA encoding:
- the mtnA gene encoding S-methyl-5-thioribose-1-phosphate isomerase, giving the protein MSFRTIEWRDDAVIMIDQTRLPMEEVYQRYTDFNAVAEAIRGMVVRGAPAIGVAAAMGVALGAREIIADTQESFFRQLENVCDVMARTRPTAVNLFWAIERMKQKALSLKGNPLETIRTGLKEEAIRIEAEDLAICKNIGRHGADLIPEGATILTHCNAGGLATAGYGTALGVIRAAHEAGKRIQVFSDETRPWLQGARLTTWELMKDSIPVTLISDNMAGFFMSRGEITCCVVGADRIAANGDTANKIGTFSVAVLAREHGIPFYVAAPVSTLDLSLADGSRIPIEERPSTEVTHIRGLPIAPEGVKVRNPSFDVTPAKYITAIITEYGVARGNYTQELAALAAV
- a CDS encoding nucleotidyltransferase family protein, which encodes MLDLTPDQLAEVRQILQLQIPERTVRVFGSRVNGTAKPFSDLDLVVMGDVPLDFRQLADLKDAFAESNLPFRVDVVDWATTSAEFRQIVERSWVLV
- the rplU gene encoding 50S ribosomal protein L21; the encoded protein is MYAVIKTGGKQYKVAEGDFLKVEKLDNIVGDTIEFGEVLMIGGDAVKVGAPLVAGASVTAKVAVQGRDKKILVFKSKRRKNSRKLIGHRQYHTVLKIEKISA
- a CDS encoding nucleotidyltransferase substrate binding protein, with translation MHLDFSSYEKALASLQRVLERSRTVPDDEDIRDACIQRFEYTYELAYRMLKRQLEQELPSSEELDHLPFKELIRVGAERGLIADPQRWFDYRDKRNITSHTYDQDKAREVFGVLPSFAMDAAELLTRLKARHA
- a CDS encoding fumarylacetoacetate hydrolase family protein, yielding MKTVSIPATDNEFIVGKILCIGRNYVDHIKELGNEAPSAPVVFMKPATAIINSGESVVIPAYSSDCHYEAELAVLIGVEGKDIAEADALAHVAGYGVAIDMTLRDVQDNLKKKGLPWEIAKGFDTSCPLSDFVPADKVTDPQNLTICLCLNGEQRQNGSTGLMINSVARIISYLSSIFTLEEGDVILTGTPAGVGRVQAGDRMEAGIAGVGSVCVTVA
- the gpmI gene encoding 2,3-bisphosphoglycerate-independent phosphoglycerate mutase, which gives rise to MKKPLMLMILDGWGINPCPDSNAVALAKAPNLAGYLQEFPHVQIKTSGMAVGLPEGQMGNSEVGHLNLGAGRIVYQDFTRITKSIQDGDFFTNPVLLDCIAKVRASGGRLHLAGLLSDGGVHSHNSHLYALVELARQQGLTDVFIHCLLDGRDTPPQSGAGYLEELEAELARIGCGRVATVMGRYYAMDRDNRWERVEKAYNALVLGQGECHASSAEAIQSSYGAGVHDEFVLPCVICADAAPLGTVNDGDGIIFFNFRSDRAREITRSLTFKDFDGFQRQRVPKLSGYVCMTEYDATFGLPIAYVQQELTNLLGGVLAEAGLKQLRIAETEKYAHVTFFFNGGVEAPFSNEDRVLVPSPKEVATYDQKPEMSAYLVADELVKRLDQDLYDVIILNFANCDMVGHTGILPAAIQAVEAVDSCAGKVVEKVRQLGGTVLITADHGNAEQMADENGEPYTAHTCNPVWLILVDDSRKGTVLKEGGKLADIAPTMLKLLNLPQPKEMTGESLLQD
- a CDS encoding efflux RND transporter periplasmic adaptor subunit translates to MKKYIIIVAILIITIAAGVWFFFGRAPKVSYKTVPLEKGSVVATISATGTVNPVTTVQVGSQVSGTIQKLLVDYNSRVKQGQVIAEIDPALFLAQVEQARGNFLNAQANLQKAKVTLADAKRTLERNRQLISQGIVAQSDFDASQTAYDSALAGIKSAEAGVTQYRGTLMQAETNLKNSVIRSPVDGIVISRSIDVGQTVAASFQTPTLFSIARDLTKMQIETSVDEADISRTRLDQAVTFTVDAYPDRSFKGRVTQVRSAPITVQNVVTYIVVVQVDNKDLHLKPGMTANVSIETGRRDGVLKLPAAALRFRPKSDADKKAAKTGQRPAGSGKGKPGGAQQKVYLLKDGQPVAVTVTTGLGDSSFVELVEGSLKEGDQVVIEQSDNSKKKAAGSSGSPMGPRF
- the rpmA gene encoding 50S ribosomal protein L27 encodes the protein MAHKKGVGSSRNGRDSDGQRLGCKKFGGELVKAGNIIYRQRGTQIHPGNNVGCGKDYTLFALIEGVVKFERLGRDRKKVSVYPS